From the Excalfactoria chinensis isolate bCotChi1 chromosome 1, bCotChi1.hap2, whole genome shotgun sequence genome, one window contains:
- the CLNS1A gene encoding methylosome subunit pICln, translating to MSFLKRFPPPADGVRHRQPDTEAVLSGRSLGAGTLYIAESRLSWLENSGVGFSLDYPTISLHAVSRDLNAYPWEHLYVMVNARFEGEETKEAPMAEGEEEDSDDDVEPIAEFRFVPSDKSALEAMFSAMCECQALHPDPEDEDSDNDYEGDEYDVEARELEQGDIPTFYTYEEGLSHLTAEGQATLERLEGMLAQSVSSQYNMAGVRTEDSIREFEDGMEVDIAPTVAGQFEDAEVDH from the exons ATGAGTTTCCTCAAGCGGTTCCCGCCGCCGGCTGATGGTGTCCGTCACCGGCAGCCCGACACGGAGGCGGTGCTGTCGGGCCGCAGTCTGGGCGCCGGTACACTCTACATAGCAGAGAG CCGCCTGTCATGGCTGGAAAACTCAGGAGTTGGCTTCTCTTTGGATTATCCCACCATAAGTTTACATGCCGTCTCCAGGGACCTGAACGCGTACCCCTGGGAGCACCTGTACGTCATGGTGAACGCCAGGTTTGAAG GGGAGGAGACAAAGGAGGCCCCCATGGctgaaggggaggaggaagacagTGATGACGACGTCGAACCAATTGCGGAGTTCAGATTCGTACCTAGCGACAAATCAGCCC TGGAAGCCATGTTTTCAGCAATGTGTGAATGCCAAGCTCTGCACCCAGACCCAGAAGATGAGGATTCAGACAATGACTACGAAGGCGACGAGTATGATGTTGAGGCCCGTG AGCTGGAACAAGGCGACATCCCAACCTTTTACACGTACGAAGAAGGATTGTCGCATCTAACGGCAGAAGGTCAGGCCACTCTGGAGAGGTTAGAAGGCATGTTGGCCCAGTCTGTCAGCAGTCAGTACAACATGGCCGGAGTGAGAACAGAAGACTCCATAAGGGAGTTTGAAG ATGGGATGGAGGTGGACATTGCACCAACAGTTGCAGGGCAGTTTGAAGATGCAGAAGTTGATCACTGA